A DNA window from Syngnathus typhle isolate RoL2023-S1 ecotype Sweden linkage group LG2, RoL_Styp_1.0, whole genome shotgun sequence contains the following coding sequences:
- the samhd1 gene encoding deoxynucleoside triphosphate triphosphohydrolase SAMHD1 isoform X6 — translation MASRKRGVETPSPGDSFQTPGKRASVYRTQNSDVSQWGIEETCHYLRGEGLGEHETAFTDHKIIGAVLRDLKKDDLEKMGIKPVGDQLRILHSLRKLGQIEEGPQTNKVFNDPIHGHVELHPLLVKVIDTPQFQRLRNIKQLGGTYFVFPGASHNRFEHSIGVGFLAGQLVKALNEKQPELLITRRDILCVQIAGLCHDLGHGPFSHMFDAKFIPKARPDISWKHEKASLDMFDHLVEKNNLKPQMEQHGLVLPEDLDFIKELIAGPMDTNVDLQSSQWPYRGRSKDKSFLYEIVANKRNGIDMDKWDYFARDCHNLGIQNNSDYRRYLKFARVCEVDGEKLICTRDKEVGNLYDLFYTRICLHKRAYQHRVCTVIETMINEAFLKADEHFLVEGSGGKMFKLSTAIDDMEAYTKLTDSVFEQILHSSNPKLAEARQILQNILQRRLYKYLGQTQAKKPLKVTQDTINKWEAELAKSVPQVGKPSVTLLAKDFVVSVIQMDYGMKQENPIDSMRFYCKTDPTKAIPIRKHQVSKILPENFAEQLIRVYYKKTDGEGLGTAQKHFIQWCINKDFIKPQDGDVIAPELTPLKTSWSDGKEDDGGDDNLDCRRLNQKAVKSLFKDQA, via the exons ATGGCGAGCCGCAAACGAGGTGTAGAGACACCGAGCCCCGGAGATAGTTTCCAAACGCCGGGGAAGAGAGCGTCAGTGTATCGGACGCAAAACTCGGACGTTTCCCAGTGGGGAATAGAAGAAACGTGCCACTATCTGCGAGGAGAAGGTCTTGGAGAGCATGAAACTGCATTTACAG ATCATAAAATCATCGGTGCCGTGCTGCGCGATCTCAAGAAGGATGATCTGGAGAAGATGGGCATTAA gccTGTTGGTGATCAACTTCGGATTCTACACAGTCTGAGGAAGCTAGGGCAAATAGAAGAGGGTCCTCAAACAAATAAG GTGTTTAATGATCCCATTCACGGACACGTGGAGCTACATCCTCTTCTTGTCAAGGTCATCGACACGCCTCAGTTCCAAAGACTCCGAAATATCAAGCAATTGGGAGGGACGTACTTTGTTTTCCCCGGAGCGTCCCACAACCGCTTTGAGCACTCCATCGG AGTGGGTTTCTTAGCAGGGCAACTTGTGAAAGCACTAAACGAGAAGCAGCCAGAACTTCTCATTACTCGGCGAGACATCCTTTGTGTGCAGATTGCTGGGCTCTGTCACGATCTGG GGCATGGTCCATTTTCGCACATGTTTGATGCCAAATTCATCCCCAAAGCACGCCCCGATATTTCCTGGAAG caTGAGAAGGCATCGCTTGACATGTTTGATCACCTGGTGGAGAAAAATAACCTGAAGCCACAGATGGAACAACATGGCCTGGTCCTGCCTGAGGACCTGGACTTCATCAAGGAGCTGATTGCAGGACCTATGGACACAAATGTAGACCTCCAG TCTTCTCAGTGGCCCTATCGAGGCCGTTCCAAGGACAAGTCTTTTCTCTATGAAATTGTGGCCAACAAGAGAAACGGCATTGACATGGACAAATGGGACTACTTTGCCAG GGATTGCCATAACCTGGGCATCCAGAACAACTCGGATTATCGTCGCTACCTCAAGTTTGCCAGAGTGTGTGAAGTGGATGGAGAGAAGCTCATCTGCACTCGAGATAAG GAAGTGGGCAATCTGTATGATCTGTTCTATACGCGTATCTGTCTCCACAAGAGAGCTTACCAACACAGGGTGTGCACCGTTATAGAAACCAT GATCAACGAGGCCTTTTTGAAGGCCGATGAACACTTTCTGGTCGAAGGCTCGGGAGGCAAGATGTTCAAGCTGTCCACAGCCATAGATGACATGGAGGCATACACCAAGCTGACAG ATAGTGTGTTTGAACAAATTCTCCACTCATCGAACCCGAAGCTGGCTGAGGCACGGCAAATTCTACAGAACATTCTTCAACGGCGCCTCTACAAGTATTTGGGTCAAACCCAAGCTAAGAAACCCCTGAAAGTCACTCAG GATACCATTAACAAATGGGAGGCGGAGTTGGCTAAGTCAGTCCCTCAGGTAGGCAAGCCGAGTGTCACTCTGCTGGCTAAAGACTTTGTTGTGAGC GTCATCCAAATGGACTACGGGATGAAGCAGGAGAACCCCATTGACAGTATGCGTTTTTATTGCAAGACTGACCCCACCAAAGCCATTCCCATACGCAAGCATCAG GTGTCCAAAATTTTGCCCGAAAACTTTGCAGAGCAACTGATCCGAGTTTACTACAAGAAGACAGATGGCGAGGGCCTGGGCACAGCACAAAAGCACTTTATTCAGTGGTGCATTAACAAAGACTTCATAAAGCCTCAG GATGGGGATGTAATTGCACCCGAACTGACTCCCTTGAAAACAAGTTGGTCAGACGGAAAAGAAGATGACGGAGGTGATGACAATTTGGACTGTAGACGTTTGAACCAAAAAGCAGTCAAGTCTCTTTTTAAGGATCAGGCCTAG
- the samhd1 gene encoding deoxynucleoside triphosphate triphosphohydrolase SAMHD1 isoform X2, whose amino-acid sequence MASRKRGVETPSPGDSFQTPGKRASVYRTQNSDVSQWGIEETCHYLRGEGLGEHETAFTDHKIIGAVLRDLKKDDLEKMGIKPVGDQLRILHSLRKLGQIEEGPQTNKVFNDPIHGHVELHPLLVKVIDTPQFQRLRNIKQLGGTYFVFPGASHNRFEHSIGVGFLAGQLVKALNEKQPELLITRRDILCVQIAGLCHDLGHGPFSHMFDAKFIPKARPDISWKHEKASLDMFDHLVEKNNLKPQMEQHGLVLPEDLDFIKELIAGPMDTNVDLQVVHTVSSITGDQGFMLMLCCQSSQWPYRGRSKDKSFLYEIVANKRNGIDMDKWDYFARDCHNLGIQNNSDYRRYLKFARVCEVDGEKLICTRDKEVGNLYDLFYTRICLHKRAYQHRVCTVIETMINEAFLKADEHFLVEGSGGKMFKLSTAIDDMEAYTKLTDSVFEQILHSSNPKLAEARQILQNILQRRLYKYLGQTQAKKPLKVTQVFVSLQHFKRRQCEIQNTIRLTLRSCTKWTYSTVGGQQKNCELSNCRVCVCSISLLAKDTINKWEAELAKSVPQVGKPSVTLLAKDFVVIQMDYGMKQENPIDSMRFYCKTDPTKAIPIRKHQVSKILPENFAEQLIRVYYKKTDGEGLGTAQKHFIQWCINKDFIKPQDGDVIAPELTPLKTSWSDGKEDDGGDDNLDCRRLNQKAVKSLFKDQA is encoded by the exons ATGGCGAGCCGCAAACGAGGTGTAGAGACACCGAGCCCCGGAGATAGTTTCCAAACGCCGGGGAAGAGAGCGTCAGTGTATCGGACGCAAAACTCGGACGTTTCCCAGTGGGGAATAGAAGAAACGTGCCACTATCTGCGAGGAGAAGGTCTTGGAGAGCATGAAACTGCATTTACAG ATCATAAAATCATCGGTGCCGTGCTGCGCGATCTCAAGAAGGATGATCTGGAGAAGATGGGCATTAA gccTGTTGGTGATCAACTTCGGATTCTACACAGTCTGAGGAAGCTAGGGCAAATAGAAGAGGGTCCTCAAACAAATAAG GTGTTTAATGATCCCATTCACGGACACGTGGAGCTACATCCTCTTCTTGTCAAGGTCATCGACACGCCTCAGTTCCAAAGACTCCGAAATATCAAGCAATTGGGAGGGACGTACTTTGTTTTCCCCGGAGCGTCCCACAACCGCTTTGAGCACTCCATCGG AGTGGGTTTCTTAGCAGGGCAACTTGTGAAAGCACTAAACGAGAAGCAGCCAGAACTTCTCATTACTCGGCGAGACATCCTTTGTGTGCAGATTGCTGGGCTCTGTCACGATCTGG GGCATGGTCCATTTTCGCACATGTTTGATGCCAAATTCATCCCCAAAGCACGCCCCGATATTTCCTGGAAG caTGAGAAGGCATCGCTTGACATGTTTGATCACCTGGTGGAGAAAAATAACCTGAAGCCACAGATGGAACAACATGGCCTGGTCCTGCCTGAGGACCTGGACTTCATCAAGGAGCTGATTGCAGGACCTATGGACACAAATGTAGACCTCCAGGTAGTACACACAGTCAGTAGCATTACGGGAGATCAAGGCTTCATGCTAATGTTGTGCTGTCAGTCTTCTCAGTGGCCCTATCGAGGCCGTTCCAAGGACAAGTCTTTTCTCTATGAAATTGTGGCCAACAAGAGAAACGGCATTGACATGGACAAATGGGACTACTTTGCCAG GGATTGCCATAACCTGGGCATCCAGAACAACTCGGATTATCGTCGCTACCTCAAGTTTGCCAGAGTGTGTGAAGTGGATGGAGAGAAGCTCATCTGCACTCGAGATAAG GAAGTGGGCAATCTGTATGATCTGTTCTATACGCGTATCTGTCTCCACAAGAGAGCTTACCAACACAGGGTGTGCACCGTTATAGAAACCAT GATCAACGAGGCCTTTTTGAAGGCCGATGAACACTTTCTGGTCGAAGGCTCGGGAGGCAAGATGTTCAAGCTGTCCACAGCCATAGATGACATGGAGGCATACACCAAGCTGACAG ATAGTGTGTTTGAACAAATTCTCCACTCATCGAACCCGAAGCTGGCTGAGGCACGGCAAATTCTACAGAACATTCTTCAACGGCGCCTCTACAAGTATTTGGGTCAAACCCAAGCTAAGAAACCCCTGAAAGTCACTCAGGTGTTTGTTAGTTTACAACACTTCAAACGCAGACAATGCGAAATCCAAAATACGATTCGCCTCACATTGCGCAGCTGTACCAAGTGGACGTACAGTACAGTTGggggccaacaaaaaaattgtgaaCTGTCCaattgtcgtgtgtgtgtgtgttccatttcTCTCCTTGCAAAGGATACCATTAACAAATGGGAGGCGGAGTTGGCTAAGTCAGTCCCTCAGGTAGGCAAGCCGAGTGTCACTCTGCTGGCTAAAGACTTTGTT GTCATCCAAATGGACTACGGGATGAAGCAGGAGAACCCCATTGACAGTATGCGTTTTTATTGCAAGACTGACCCCACCAAAGCCATTCCCATACGCAAGCATCAG GTGTCCAAAATTTTGCCCGAAAACTTTGCAGAGCAACTGATCCGAGTTTACTACAAGAAGACAGATGGCGAGGGCCTGGGCACAGCACAAAAGCACTTTATTCAGTGGTGCATTAACAAAGACTTCATAAAGCCTCAG GATGGGGATGTAATTGCACCCGAACTGACTCCCTTGAAAACAAGTTGGTCAGACGGAAAAGAAGATGACGGAGGTGATGACAATTTGGACTGTAGACGTTTGAACCAAAAAGCAGTCAAGTCTCTTTTTAAGGATCAGGCCTAG
- the samhd1 gene encoding deoxynucleoside triphosphate triphosphohydrolase SAMHD1 isoform X1, which translates to MASRKRGVETPSPGDSFQTPGKRASVYRTQNSDVSQWGIEETCHYLRGEGLGEHETAFTDHKIIGAVLRDLKKDDLEKMGIKPVGDQLRILHSLRKLGQIEEGPQTNKVFNDPIHGHVELHPLLVKVIDTPQFQRLRNIKQLGGTYFVFPGASHNRFEHSIGVGFLAGQLVKALNEKQPELLITRRDILCVQIAGLCHDLGHGPFSHMFDAKFIPKARPDISWKHEKASLDMFDHLVEKNNLKPQMEQHGLVLPEDLDFIKELIAGPMDTNVDLQVVHTVSSITGDQGFMLMLCCQSSQWPYRGRSKDKSFLYEIVANKRNGIDMDKWDYFARDCHNLGIQNNSDYRRYLKFARVCEVDGEKLICTRDKEVGNLYDLFYTRICLHKRAYQHRVCTVIETMINEAFLKADEHFLVEGSGGKMFKLSTAIDDMEAYTKLTDSVFEQILHSSNPKLAEARQILQNILQRRLYKYLGQTQAKKPLKVTQVFVSLQHFKRRQCEIQNTIRLTLRSCTKWTYSTVGGQQKNCELSNCRVCVCSISLLAKDTINKWEAELAKSVPQVGKPSVTLLAKDFVVSVIQMDYGMKQENPIDSMRFYCKTDPTKAIPIRKHQVSKILPENFAEQLIRVYYKKTDGEGLGTAQKHFIQWCINKDFIKPQDGDVIAPELTPLKTSWSDGKEDDGGDDNLDCRRLNQKAVKSLFKDQA; encoded by the exons ATGGCGAGCCGCAAACGAGGTGTAGAGACACCGAGCCCCGGAGATAGTTTCCAAACGCCGGGGAAGAGAGCGTCAGTGTATCGGACGCAAAACTCGGACGTTTCCCAGTGGGGAATAGAAGAAACGTGCCACTATCTGCGAGGAGAAGGTCTTGGAGAGCATGAAACTGCATTTACAG ATCATAAAATCATCGGTGCCGTGCTGCGCGATCTCAAGAAGGATGATCTGGAGAAGATGGGCATTAA gccTGTTGGTGATCAACTTCGGATTCTACACAGTCTGAGGAAGCTAGGGCAAATAGAAGAGGGTCCTCAAACAAATAAG GTGTTTAATGATCCCATTCACGGACACGTGGAGCTACATCCTCTTCTTGTCAAGGTCATCGACACGCCTCAGTTCCAAAGACTCCGAAATATCAAGCAATTGGGAGGGACGTACTTTGTTTTCCCCGGAGCGTCCCACAACCGCTTTGAGCACTCCATCGG AGTGGGTTTCTTAGCAGGGCAACTTGTGAAAGCACTAAACGAGAAGCAGCCAGAACTTCTCATTACTCGGCGAGACATCCTTTGTGTGCAGATTGCTGGGCTCTGTCACGATCTGG GGCATGGTCCATTTTCGCACATGTTTGATGCCAAATTCATCCCCAAAGCACGCCCCGATATTTCCTGGAAG caTGAGAAGGCATCGCTTGACATGTTTGATCACCTGGTGGAGAAAAATAACCTGAAGCCACAGATGGAACAACATGGCCTGGTCCTGCCTGAGGACCTGGACTTCATCAAGGAGCTGATTGCAGGACCTATGGACACAAATGTAGACCTCCAGGTAGTACACACAGTCAGTAGCATTACGGGAGATCAAGGCTTCATGCTAATGTTGTGCTGTCAGTCTTCTCAGTGGCCCTATCGAGGCCGTTCCAAGGACAAGTCTTTTCTCTATGAAATTGTGGCCAACAAGAGAAACGGCATTGACATGGACAAATGGGACTACTTTGCCAG GGATTGCCATAACCTGGGCATCCAGAACAACTCGGATTATCGTCGCTACCTCAAGTTTGCCAGAGTGTGTGAAGTGGATGGAGAGAAGCTCATCTGCACTCGAGATAAG GAAGTGGGCAATCTGTATGATCTGTTCTATACGCGTATCTGTCTCCACAAGAGAGCTTACCAACACAGGGTGTGCACCGTTATAGAAACCAT GATCAACGAGGCCTTTTTGAAGGCCGATGAACACTTTCTGGTCGAAGGCTCGGGAGGCAAGATGTTCAAGCTGTCCACAGCCATAGATGACATGGAGGCATACACCAAGCTGACAG ATAGTGTGTTTGAACAAATTCTCCACTCATCGAACCCGAAGCTGGCTGAGGCACGGCAAATTCTACAGAACATTCTTCAACGGCGCCTCTACAAGTATTTGGGTCAAACCCAAGCTAAGAAACCCCTGAAAGTCACTCAGGTGTTTGTTAGTTTACAACACTTCAAACGCAGACAATGCGAAATCCAAAATACGATTCGCCTCACATTGCGCAGCTGTACCAAGTGGACGTACAGTACAGTTGggggccaacaaaaaaattgtgaaCTGTCCaattgtcgtgtgtgtgtgtgttccatttcTCTCCTTGCAAAGGATACCATTAACAAATGGGAGGCGGAGTTGGCTAAGTCAGTCCCTCAGGTAGGCAAGCCGAGTGTCACTCTGCTGGCTAAAGACTTTGTTGTGAGC GTCATCCAAATGGACTACGGGATGAAGCAGGAGAACCCCATTGACAGTATGCGTTTTTATTGCAAGACTGACCCCACCAAAGCCATTCCCATACGCAAGCATCAG GTGTCCAAAATTTTGCCCGAAAACTTTGCAGAGCAACTGATCCGAGTTTACTACAAGAAGACAGATGGCGAGGGCCTGGGCACAGCACAAAAGCACTTTATTCAGTGGTGCATTAACAAAGACTTCATAAAGCCTCAG GATGGGGATGTAATTGCACCCGAACTGACTCCCTTGAAAACAAGTTGGTCAGACGGAAAAGAAGATGACGGAGGTGATGACAATTTGGACTGTAGACGTTTGAACCAAAAAGCAGTCAAGTCTCTTTTTAAGGATCAGGCCTAG
- the samhd1 gene encoding deoxynucleoside triphosphate triphosphohydrolase SAMHD1 isoform X4, with protein MASRKRGVETPSPGDSFQTPGKRASVYRTQNSDVSQWGIEETCHYLRGEGLGEHETAFTDHKIIGAVLRDLKKDDLEKMGIKPVGDQLRILHSLRKLGQIEEGPQTNKVFNDPIHGHVELHPLLVKVIDTPQFQRLRNIKQLGGTYFVFPGASHNRFEHSIGVGFLAGQLVKALNEKQPELLITRRDILCVQIAGLCHDLGHGPFSHMFDAKFIPKARPDISWKHEKASLDMFDHLVEKNNLKPQMEQHGLVLPEDLDFIKELIAGPMDTNVDLQVVHTVSSITGDQGFMLMLCCQSSQWPYRGRSKDKSFLYEIVANKRNGIDMDKWDYFARDCHNLGIQNNSDYRRYLKFARVCEVDGEKLICTRDKEVGNLYDLFYTRICLHKRAYQHRVCTVIETMINEAFLKADEHFLVEGSGGKMFKLSTAIDDMEAYTKLTDSVFEQILHSSNPKLAEARQILQNILQRRLYKYLGQTQAKKPLKVTQDTINKWEAELAKSVPQVGKPSVTLLAKDFVVSVIQMDYGMKQENPIDSMRFYCKTDPTKAIPIRKHQVSKILPENFAEQLIRVYYKKTDGEGLGTAQKHFIQWCINKDFIKPQDGDVIAPELTPLKTSWSDGKEDDGGDDNLDCRRLNQKAVKSLFKDQA; from the exons ATGGCGAGCCGCAAACGAGGTGTAGAGACACCGAGCCCCGGAGATAGTTTCCAAACGCCGGGGAAGAGAGCGTCAGTGTATCGGACGCAAAACTCGGACGTTTCCCAGTGGGGAATAGAAGAAACGTGCCACTATCTGCGAGGAGAAGGTCTTGGAGAGCATGAAACTGCATTTACAG ATCATAAAATCATCGGTGCCGTGCTGCGCGATCTCAAGAAGGATGATCTGGAGAAGATGGGCATTAA gccTGTTGGTGATCAACTTCGGATTCTACACAGTCTGAGGAAGCTAGGGCAAATAGAAGAGGGTCCTCAAACAAATAAG GTGTTTAATGATCCCATTCACGGACACGTGGAGCTACATCCTCTTCTTGTCAAGGTCATCGACACGCCTCAGTTCCAAAGACTCCGAAATATCAAGCAATTGGGAGGGACGTACTTTGTTTTCCCCGGAGCGTCCCACAACCGCTTTGAGCACTCCATCGG AGTGGGTTTCTTAGCAGGGCAACTTGTGAAAGCACTAAACGAGAAGCAGCCAGAACTTCTCATTACTCGGCGAGACATCCTTTGTGTGCAGATTGCTGGGCTCTGTCACGATCTGG GGCATGGTCCATTTTCGCACATGTTTGATGCCAAATTCATCCCCAAAGCACGCCCCGATATTTCCTGGAAG caTGAGAAGGCATCGCTTGACATGTTTGATCACCTGGTGGAGAAAAATAACCTGAAGCCACAGATGGAACAACATGGCCTGGTCCTGCCTGAGGACCTGGACTTCATCAAGGAGCTGATTGCAGGACCTATGGACACAAATGTAGACCTCCAGGTAGTACACACAGTCAGTAGCATTACGGGAGATCAAGGCTTCATGCTAATGTTGTGCTGTCAGTCTTCTCAGTGGCCCTATCGAGGCCGTTCCAAGGACAAGTCTTTTCTCTATGAAATTGTGGCCAACAAGAGAAACGGCATTGACATGGACAAATGGGACTACTTTGCCAG GGATTGCCATAACCTGGGCATCCAGAACAACTCGGATTATCGTCGCTACCTCAAGTTTGCCAGAGTGTGTGAAGTGGATGGAGAGAAGCTCATCTGCACTCGAGATAAG GAAGTGGGCAATCTGTATGATCTGTTCTATACGCGTATCTGTCTCCACAAGAGAGCTTACCAACACAGGGTGTGCACCGTTATAGAAACCAT GATCAACGAGGCCTTTTTGAAGGCCGATGAACACTTTCTGGTCGAAGGCTCGGGAGGCAAGATGTTCAAGCTGTCCACAGCCATAGATGACATGGAGGCATACACCAAGCTGACAG ATAGTGTGTTTGAACAAATTCTCCACTCATCGAACCCGAAGCTGGCTGAGGCACGGCAAATTCTACAGAACATTCTTCAACGGCGCCTCTACAAGTATTTGGGTCAAACCCAAGCTAAGAAACCCCTGAAAGTCACTCAG GATACCATTAACAAATGGGAGGCGGAGTTGGCTAAGTCAGTCCCTCAGGTAGGCAAGCCGAGTGTCACTCTGCTGGCTAAAGACTTTGTTGTGAGC GTCATCCAAATGGACTACGGGATGAAGCAGGAGAACCCCATTGACAGTATGCGTTTTTATTGCAAGACTGACCCCACCAAAGCCATTCCCATACGCAAGCATCAG GTGTCCAAAATTTTGCCCGAAAACTTTGCAGAGCAACTGATCCGAGTTTACTACAAGAAGACAGATGGCGAGGGCCTGGGCACAGCACAAAAGCACTTTATTCAGTGGTGCATTAACAAAGACTTCATAAAGCCTCAG GATGGGGATGTAATTGCACCCGAACTGACTCCCTTGAAAACAAGTTGGTCAGACGGAAAAGAAGATGACGGAGGTGATGACAATTTGGACTGTAGACGTTTGAACCAAAAAGCAGTCAAGTCTCTTTTTAAGGATCAGGCCTAG
- the samhd1 gene encoding deoxynucleoside triphosphate triphosphohydrolase SAMHD1 isoform X5 has product MASRKRGVETPSPGDSFQTPGKRASVYRTQNSDVSQWGIEETCHYLRGEGLGEHETAFTDHKIIGAVLRDLKKDDLEKMGIKPVGDQLRILHSLRKLGQIEEGPQTNKVFNDPIHGHVELHPLLVKVIDTPQFQRLRNIKQLGGTYFVFPGASHNRFEHSIGVGFLAGQLVKALNEKQPELLITRRDILCVQIAGLCHDLGHGPFSHMFDAKFIPKARPDISWKHEKASLDMFDHLVEKNNLKPQMEQHGLVLPEDLDFIKELIAGPMDTNVDLQVVHTVSSITGDQGFMLMLCCQSSQWPYRGRSKDKSFLYEIVANKRNGIDMDKWDYFARDCHNLGIQNNSDYRRYLKFARVCEVDGEKLICTRDKEVGNLYDLFYTRICLHKRAYQHRVCTVIETMINEAFLKADEHFLVEGSGGKMFKLSTAIDDMEAYTKLTDSVFEQILHSSNPKLAEARQILQNILQRRLYKYLGQTQAKKPLKVTQDTINKWEAELAKSVPQVGKPSVTLLAKDFVVIQMDYGMKQENPIDSMRFYCKTDPTKAIPIRKHQVSKILPENFAEQLIRVYYKKTDGEGLGTAQKHFIQWCINKDFIKPQDGDVIAPELTPLKTSWSDGKEDDGGDDNLDCRRLNQKAVKSLFKDQA; this is encoded by the exons ATGGCGAGCCGCAAACGAGGTGTAGAGACACCGAGCCCCGGAGATAGTTTCCAAACGCCGGGGAAGAGAGCGTCAGTGTATCGGACGCAAAACTCGGACGTTTCCCAGTGGGGAATAGAAGAAACGTGCCACTATCTGCGAGGAGAAGGTCTTGGAGAGCATGAAACTGCATTTACAG ATCATAAAATCATCGGTGCCGTGCTGCGCGATCTCAAGAAGGATGATCTGGAGAAGATGGGCATTAA gccTGTTGGTGATCAACTTCGGATTCTACACAGTCTGAGGAAGCTAGGGCAAATAGAAGAGGGTCCTCAAACAAATAAG GTGTTTAATGATCCCATTCACGGACACGTGGAGCTACATCCTCTTCTTGTCAAGGTCATCGACACGCCTCAGTTCCAAAGACTCCGAAATATCAAGCAATTGGGAGGGACGTACTTTGTTTTCCCCGGAGCGTCCCACAACCGCTTTGAGCACTCCATCGG AGTGGGTTTCTTAGCAGGGCAACTTGTGAAAGCACTAAACGAGAAGCAGCCAGAACTTCTCATTACTCGGCGAGACATCCTTTGTGTGCAGATTGCTGGGCTCTGTCACGATCTGG GGCATGGTCCATTTTCGCACATGTTTGATGCCAAATTCATCCCCAAAGCACGCCCCGATATTTCCTGGAAG caTGAGAAGGCATCGCTTGACATGTTTGATCACCTGGTGGAGAAAAATAACCTGAAGCCACAGATGGAACAACATGGCCTGGTCCTGCCTGAGGACCTGGACTTCATCAAGGAGCTGATTGCAGGACCTATGGACACAAATGTAGACCTCCAGGTAGTACACACAGTCAGTAGCATTACGGGAGATCAAGGCTTCATGCTAATGTTGTGCTGTCAGTCTTCTCAGTGGCCCTATCGAGGCCGTTCCAAGGACAAGTCTTTTCTCTATGAAATTGTGGCCAACAAGAGAAACGGCATTGACATGGACAAATGGGACTACTTTGCCAG GGATTGCCATAACCTGGGCATCCAGAACAACTCGGATTATCGTCGCTACCTCAAGTTTGCCAGAGTGTGTGAAGTGGATGGAGAGAAGCTCATCTGCACTCGAGATAAG GAAGTGGGCAATCTGTATGATCTGTTCTATACGCGTATCTGTCTCCACAAGAGAGCTTACCAACACAGGGTGTGCACCGTTATAGAAACCAT GATCAACGAGGCCTTTTTGAAGGCCGATGAACACTTTCTGGTCGAAGGCTCGGGAGGCAAGATGTTCAAGCTGTCCACAGCCATAGATGACATGGAGGCATACACCAAGCTGACAG ATAGTGTGTTTGAACAAATTCTCCACTCATCGAACCCGAAGCTGGCTGAGGCACGGCAAATTCTACAGAACATTCTTCAACGGCGCCTCTACAAGTATTTGGGTCAAACCCAAGCTAAGAAACCCCTGAAAGTCACTCAG GATACCATTAACAAATGGGAGGCGGAGTTGGCTAAGTCAGTCCCTCAGGTAGGCAAGCCGAGTGTCACTCTGCTGGCTAAAGACTTTGTT GTCATCCAAATGGACTACGGGATGAAGCAGGAGAACCCCATTGACAGTATGCGTTTTTATTGCAAGACTGACCCCACCAAAGCCATTCCCATACGCAAGCATCAG GTGTCCAAAATTTTGCCCGAAAACTTTGCAGAGCAACTGATCCGAGTTTACTACAAGAAGACAGATGGCGAGGGCCTGGGCACAGCACAAAAGCACTTTATTCAGTGGTGCATTAACAAAGACTTCATAAAGCCTCAG GATGGGGATGTAATTGCACCCGAACTGACTCCCTTGAAAACAAGTTGGTCAGACGGAAAAGAAGATGACGGAGGTGATGACAATTTGGACTGTAGACGTTTGAACCAAAAAGCAGTCAAGTCTCTTTTTAAGGATCAGGCCTAG